One genomic window of Pseudopipra pipra isolate bDixPip1 chromosome 17, bDixPip1.hap1, whole genome shotgun sequence includes the following:
- the E2F1 gene encoding transcription factor E2F1 has protein sequence MAAAGGAAGLAALLGSASPHLLIVSAAAAAEEPAGGGGHPDTDLLLFATPQPARPGAAPRRPALGRPPVKRKLNLETDHQYIAESLPVVRGKARNPAKGAKSPGEKSRYETSLNLTTKRFLELLSQSPDGVVDLNWAAEVLKVQKRRIYDITNVLEGIQLITKKSKNHIQWLGSQATVGAPGRHRLLEKELRELQAAERQLDELIQMCTVQLRLLTEDPANQHAAYVTCQDLRSIVDPSEQMVMVIKAPPETQLQVSDPAEAFQVSMRSTQGPIDVFLCPEDSSGVCSPVKSPFKASTEDSSPRCSQSRASPLLHPTQDVNMPLLPGEQEALLPGTSTLPSKVEEVSLSPLASMDILLEQSREDLAGFLADEFINLSPPQAQDYHFGLEEGEGISELFDCNFGDFTPLDF, from the exons atggcggcggcgggcggcgcggcggggctggcggcgctgctGGGCAGCGCCTCCCCGCACCTCCTCATCGTctccgccgctgccgccgccgaggagcccgcgggcggcggcggccacCCCGATACCGACCTCCTGCTCTTCGCCACGCCGcagcccgcccgccccggcgcCGCGCCCAGACGGCCCGCGCTGGGCCGCCCGCCG GTGAAGAGGAAGCTGAACTTGGAGACAGATCACCAGTACATAGCAGAGAGCCTGCCGGTGGTCCGGGGCAAGGCCAGGAACCCTGCTAAAG GGGCAAAGTCTCCTGGAGAGAAGTCCCGCTATGAAACCTCCCTGAACCTCACCACCAAGCGCTTCCTGGAGCTCCTGAGCCAGTCACCTGATGGCGTGGTGGATCTCAACTGGGCGGCCGAGGTCCTGAAGGTGCAGAAGAGGCGCATCTACGACATCACCAATGTCCTGGAGGGCATTCAGCTCATCACCAAGAAATCCAAGAACCACATCCAGTGGCT GGGCAGCCAGGCCACCGTGGGAGCGCCCGGCCGGCACCGGCTGCTggagaaggagctgagggagctgcaggcGGCCGAGAGGCAGCTGGATGAGCTCATCCAGATGTGCACGGTGCAGCTGCGCCTGCTCACCGAGGACCCCGCCAACCAGCA CGCAGCCTATGTGACCTGCCAGGATCTCCGCAGCATCGTGGACCCCTCGGAGCAGATGGTGATGGTTATCAAAGCCCCCCCAGAGACCCAGCTGCAGGTCTCAGACCCAGCAGAG gCTTTCCAGGTCTCCATGCGAAGCACTCAGGGCCCCATCGACGTCTTCCTCTGCCCCGAGGACAGCTCAGGGGTCTGCAGCCCTGTCAAGAGCCCCTTCAAAGCCTCCACAGAGGACTCGTCTCCCAGGTGTTCACAGTCCAGAGCCTCCCCACTCCTGCATCCCACCCAGGATGTGAACATGCCACTGCTTCCCGGAGAGCAag AAGCGCTGCTGCCAGGGACAAGCACACTGCCCAGCAAGGTGGAGGAGGTGAGCCTGTCACCGCTGGCCTCCATGGACATtctcctggagcagagcagggaggactTGGCGGGTTTCTTGGCGGATGAGTTCATCAACCTGTCGCCGCCGCAGGCGCAGGACTATCACTTTGGGCTGGAGGAGGGCGAGGGCATCAGCGAGCTCTTCGACTGCAACTTTGGGGACTTCACCCCCTTGGACTTCTGA